One region of Gigantopelta aegis isolate Gae_Host chromosome 7, Gae_host_genome, whole genome shotgun sequence genomic DNA includes:
- the LOC121377827 gene encoding E3 SUMO-protein ligase ZBED1-like — MEVSLEMSFGFGQTSGEDNQTTKYKTTGERHKTVTKAVGRFIVKDLRPFSIVSNEGFKDMVEQLDPRYQLPSRTYFAETVIPNMYQECRADVISSLKDVPVALTTDGWTSRATQSYVTITTSHITEDWNLKSFVLQTRELPESHTGVNIAQVLTDAISEWGLNKNPPLVTDNAANMEVAAIEAGCIPHIGCYAHTLNLAAQRGLKVNSVSRILARVRRVVSFFHRSTTAAALLKEKTKRQGLKNVKLLQDVPTRWNSACDMLERFLELQPAIYAALVAKEIRSNVNDISTLSEADTTIAEDIVSEDAYCINHSSTPEEIVDKCLGVY; from the exons atggAAGTAAGCTTGGAAATGTCGTTTGGTTTCGGTCAAACAAGCGGAGAAGACAATCAG ACAACGAAATATAAAACTACCGGCGAAAGACATAAAACTGTCACTAAAGCTGTCGGAAGATTTATAGTTAAAGATCTCCGACCGTTCAGCATCGTGTCAAACGAAGGTTTCAAAGATATGGTTGAACAACTTGATCCGAGGTACCAGTTACCATCACGCACTTATTTCGCCGAAACTGTCATACCTAACATGTACCAGGAATGTCGCGCTGACGTTATTTCCAGTCTCAAGGATGTCCCAGTAGCACTCACGACTGATGGATGGACAAGTAGAGCAACCCAGTCTTATGTTACTATAACAACTTCTCACATCACTGAAGACTGGAACCTGAAGTCATTCGTACTTCAAACAAGAGAATTGCCAGAGAGCCATACAGGTGTAAACATTGCCCAAGTTTTAACTGACGCAATTTCTGAATGGGGCCTTAACAAGAACCCTCCTTTGGTCACTGATAATGCGGCAAATATGGAAGTTGCAGCGATTGAGGCAGGTTGTATTCCTCATATTGGATGCTACGCTCATACACTCAACTTGGCAGCGCAGAGGGGCCTTAAGGTGAATTCTGTGTCACGAATTCTTGCTCGTGTACGGCGCGTCGTATCCTTTTTTCACCGGAGTACGACTGCTGCAGCTTTGCTTAAAGAGAAAACCAAACGGCAAGGACTTAAAAATGTTAAGTTACTTCAAGATGTACCTACACGTTGGAATTCTGCATGTGATATGCTGGAGAGGTTTCTTGAACTGCAGCCCGCAATCTATGCCGCACTAGTGGCTAAAGAAATCCGTAGCAATGTGAATGACATATCAACATTATCTGAGGCAGATACCACGATAGCAGAGGACATTGTGTC AGAAGATGCCTACTGTATCAATCATTCTTCCACTCCAGAGGAAATTGTTGACAAGTGTCTTGGTGTCTACTGA
- the LOC121377828 gene encoding P2X purinoceptor 7-like, protein MPNIEVRNLCLRLAEREPGMVFDLCEASASPSPYRYHPPPGQTSPSWCRCGNCREMPTEIDRKGCDNLPRNCISQQPEMDILVLEEQVLRLAYTYRNDILGLHNLMLEDYNKAMRHTAYRQFVLWRHGRLGAGVRRVIPSCCVIPSCYVWRIRDKFPDPFGTH, encoded by the exons ATGCCGAATATTGAGGTCAGAAACCTGTGTCTGCGATTAGCAGAAAGAGAGCCAGGAATGGTGTTTGACTTGTGTGAGGCAAGTGCATCACCATCCCCTTACAGATACCATCCACCACCAGGACAGACCAGTCCAAGTTGGTGTAGGTGTGGCAATTGCCGGGAGATGCCAACAGAAATCGATAGGAAAGGCTGTGACAACCTTCCACGGAACTGCATCTCCCAACAACCA GAAATGGACATCTTAGTACTGGAGGAGCAAGTTTTGAGACTTGCATACACCTACAGAAATGACATTTTGGGACTCCACAATTTGATGCTGGAGGATTATAACAAGGCAATGAGGCATACAGCCTACAGACAGTTTGTATTGTGGAGACATGGTCGTCTGGGTGCTGGAGTCAGACGTGTTATTCCAAGCTGCTGTGTTATTCCAAGCTGCTATGTTTGGAGAATCAGAGATAAATTTCCAGACCCATTTGGCACTCATTGA